Proteins encoded together in one Streptomyces sp. TLI_171 window:
- a CDS encoding CsbD family protein: protein MSDASDRLRHKAEEAAGAAKERVGAATGDDQLEGEGQAQQAGAQLKQDVDKAKDKAKEGIDKVKGAFKR from the coding sequence GTGAGTGACGCATCCGACAGGCTGAGGCACAAGGCCGAGGAGGCCGCCGGCGCGGCCAAGGAGAGGGTCGGCGCCGCCACCGGAGACGACCAGCTGGAGGGCGAGGGCCAGGCCCAGCAGGCCGGCGCCCAGCTGAAGCAGGACGTCGACAAGGCGAAGGACAAGGCCAAGGAAGGCATCGACAAGGTCAAGGGCGCCTTCAAGCGCTGA
- a CDS encoding SDR family oxidoreductase — MATTEPRTVVITGASAGVGRATARAFAARGDRLALLARGRAGLDAAVAEARQAGARAIALTVDLADPDAVERAAETVERELGPIDVWINSALASVFAPFTEITPTEFRRVTEVSYLGYVYATRAALRRMLPRNSGCVVQVGSAIAYRGIPLQTAYSGAKHALQGWHEALRCELLQQGTAVRCTMVQLPAVNTPQFDWVRSRLPRQARPVAPVYQPEPIARAIRYAADHPGRREYRVGGSTVATLLANALAPGLLDRYLARTGYDGQQTADPEPADRPDNLWSPLDADHDHGAHGRFDAEARARCPQSWASRHRGPLAGAAATALLAAALAGALGRAPARRA, encoded by the coding sequence ATGGCAACCACCGAACCCCGCACCGTCGTGATCACCGGCGCTTCCGCCGGAGTCGGCCGCGCCACCGCCCGCGCATTCGCGGCGCGCGGCGACCGGCTCGCCCTGCTGGCCCGCGGCCGTGCCGGACTGGACGCCGCCGTCGCCGAGGCCCGGCAGGCCGGCGCGCGCGCCATCGCGCTCACCGTCGACCTCGCCGACCCCGACGCCGTCGAACGCGCCGCCGAGACCGTCGAACGCGAACTCGGGCCGATCGACGTCTGGATCAACTCCGCGCTGGCCTCGGTCTTCGCGCCGTTCACCGAGATCACCCCCACCGAGTTCCGCCGGGTCACCGAGGTCTCGTACCTCGGCTACGTGTACGCCACCCGCGCCGCGCTGCGCCGGATGCTGCCCCGCAACAGCGGCTGCGTGGTCCAGGTCGGCTCGGCGATCGCCTACCGGGGCATTCCGCTGCAGACCGCGTACAGCGGCGCCAAGCACGCCCTGCAGGGCTGGCACGAGGCGCTGCGCTGCGAACTCCTGCAGCAGGGAACGGCGGTGCGCTGCACGATGGTGCAGCTACCCGCCGTCAACACCCCGCAGTTCGACTGGGTGCGCTCGCGGCTGCCCCGGCAGGCCCGCCCCGTCGCGCCGGTGTACCAGCCGGAGCCGATCGCCCGCGCGATCCGGTACGCCGCCGACCACCCCGGGCGCCGCGAGTACCGGGTCGGCGGTTCCACCGTCGCCACCCTGCTGGCCAACGCGCTCGCGCCGGGTCTGCTCGACCGCTATCTGGCGCGCACCGGCTACGACGGCCAGCAGACCGCGGACCCGGAGCCGGCCGACCGGCCCGACAACCTGTGGTCGCCGCTCGACGCGGACCACGACCACGGCGCCCACGGCCGCTTCGACGCCGAGGCCCGTGCGCGCTGCCCGCAGTCCTGGGCCTCCCGGCACCGCGGCCCGCTGGCCGGCGCCGCCGCGACCGCCCTCCTTGCCGCGGCCCTGGCGGGTGCGCTCGGGCGGGCTCCGGCACGGCGGGCCTGA
- a CDS encoding DUF6328 family protein, producing the protein MSEDGRGRHETPNERADRRWNELLQEVRVAQTGAQILFGFLLSVVFTPRFTSLSTFERNLYVVTVVLGALATGALIAPVAYHRLLAGRRLKPELVDATSRVVTLGVVLLALTVGSALLLLLHLALGGPLSWLIAAVVMAWFGLWWLLLPWLLLRRNDDRPGD; encoded by the coding sequence ATGTCCGAGGACGGCCGGGGCCGGCACGAGACCCCGAACGAACGCGCCGACCGGCGCTGGAACGAACTCCTCCAGGAAGTCCGGGTGGCGCAGACCGGCGCGCAGATCCTGTTCGGCTTCCTGCTGAGCGTCGTCTTCACGCCGCGTTTCACCTCCCTCTCCACCTTCGAACGCAACCTGTACGTGGTCACGGTCGTCCTCGGCGCCCTCGCCACCGGCGCGCTGATCGCCCCCGTCGCCTACCACCGCCTGCTCGCCGGCCGCCGGCTCAAGCCCGAACTGGTCGACGCCACCTCCCGGGTGGTCACCCTCGGCGTGGTCCTGCTCGCCCTCACCGTCGGGTCCGCGCTGCTCCTGCTGCTGCACCTGGCCCTCGGCGGGCCGCTGTCCTGGCTGATCGCCGCTGTCGTGATGGCCTGGTTCGGGCTGTGGTGGCTGCTGCTGCCGTGGCTGCTGCTGCGCCGCAACGACGACCGGCCCGGCGACTGA
- a CDS encoding HAD family hydrolase, with product MAADVAAALFDVDGTLVDTAYLHTLAWQQALRQYGHQVDAARIHRAIGMGSDQLLDHLLGNGNGDGADGSGGGSAGDRDRSDDEAMGAAHLALYAQHWPGLRAFPGAADLLRECAARGWRVVLSTSASGAELDVLRAALDAEDALYGVTDADAVRASKPAPDLVHSALDKAGAPADHAVFVGDSVWDVRAANRAGTPCVAVESGGFAADELRTAGAVEVHASVRALLYGLDDSVLSRPRAGSR from the coding sequence ATGGCAGCGGACGTCGCGGCCGCACTGTTCGACGTGGACGGCACCTTGGTGGACACCGCGTACCTGCACACCCTCGCCTGGCAGCAGGCCCTGCGCCAGTACGGCCATCAAGTGGACGCCGCACGGATCCACCGGGCCATCGGCATGGGCAGCGACCAGCTGCTCGACCACCTGCTCGGCAACGGCAACGGCGACGGCGCCGACGGCAGTGGCGGCGGCTCGGCCGGCGACCGGGACCGATCGGACGACGAGGCGATGGGCGCGGCCCACCTGGCCCTGTACGCCCAGCACTGGCCCGGGCTGCGGGCCTTCCCGGGGGCGGCGGACCTGCTGCGCGAGTGCGCGGCCCGGGGCTGGCGGGTGGTGCTGTCGACCTCCGCGTCCGGGGCCGAACTCGACGTCCTGCGGGCGGCCTTGGACGCCGAGGACGCGCTGTACGGGGTGACCGACGCGGACGCCGTCCGCGCCTCGAAGCCCGCCCCCGACCTGGTGCACAGCGCCCTCGACAAGGCGGGCGCACCGGCCGACCACGCGGTGTTCGTGGGTGACAGCGTCTGGGACGTGCGGGCCGCGAACCGGGCCGGAACGCCGTGCGTGGCCGTGGAGAGCGGCGGGTTCGCCGCCGACGAGCTGCGCACCGCGGGCGCGGTGGAGGTGCACGCCTCCGTGCGGGCCCTGCTGTACGGCCTGGACGACAGCGTGCTGTCCCGCCCCCGGGCCGGCAGCAGGTGA
- a CDS encoding AI-2E family transporter → MAGRDPDPTRRGDRPVTSRRPGSRAPLGSRPARRTGPRGRTPERRTALERMAGRAWRVLAVAVAGYAGYLVVSRLILPVVAVFVALVITAVLRPPVDLLARRLPRSVSVLLTVLGSLALLAGLGLLVAMVVRAQAGQLGGQVRDGADRLEHWLEGPPVHARAGTLTDLRHRLGDLLSTHRRAVLSTAVTGAGWLVEVVAGAALAVFCAVFFTHSGDRMWGWATALLPARSAPTWRRAGHAAWRTFAGYTRGLFLVAGTNAVLVGVVLAVLGVPLAVPLAGLEFLAALVPLVGSPIALAVASLVALATRGPVTALLVLALIVVIGQLEGHVLHPLVMSWAVRLHPVAVALAVAVGATLGGVVGAAVAVPVLSVGWAVHQELRPPGANGPPRRRN, encoded by the coding sequence ATGGCTGGACGCGACCCGGACCCGACCCGGCGCGGCGATCGGCCGGTGACGTCCCGCCGGCCGGGCTCGCGCGCACCGCTCGGCAGCCGGCCCGCCCGCCGGACCGGGCCGCGCGGCCGGACGCCGGAACGGCGAACAGCGCTGGAGCGGATGGCCGGGCGGGCCTGGCGGGTGCTGGCGGTGGCGGTGGCCGGCTACGCGGGCTACCTGGTGGTGAGCCGGTTGATCCTGCCCGTGGTCGCGGTGTTCGTCGCGCTGGTGATCACCGCGGTGCTGCGGCCACCGGTCGACCTGCTGGCCCGTCGCCTTCCGCGCAGCGTGTCCGTCCTGCTCACCGTGCTCGGGTCGCTGGCGCTGCTGGCCGGGCTCGGACTGCTGGTGGCGATGGTGGTGCGGGCGCAGGCCGGGCAGCTCGGCGGGCAGGTGCGCGACGGCGCCGACCGCCTGGAGCACTGGCTGGAAGGGCCGCCGGTGCACGCCAGGGCCGGCACCCTGACCGACCTCCGGCACCGGCTCGGGGACCTGCTCAGTACCCACCGGCGGGCGGTCCTGTCGACCGCCGTCACCGGCGCGGGCTGGCTGGTCGAAGTGGTGGCCGGGGCGGCGCTGGCCGTGTTCTGCGCGGTCTTCTTCACCCACTCCGGGGACCGGATGTGGGGGTGGGCGACCGCGCTGCTTCCGGCCCGTTCCGCGCCGACCTGGCGGCGGGCCGGCCACGCGGCGTGGCGGACCTTCGCCGGGTACACCCGCGGCCTGTTCCTGGTGGCCGGCACCAACGCGGTGCTGGTCGGGGTGGTGCTGGCCGTCCTCGGCGTGCCACTGGCCGTCCCGCTCGCCGGGCTGGAGTTCCTGGCCGCGCTCGTCCCGCTGGTCGGCTCGCCGATCGCCCTGGCGGTGGCCTCGCTGGTCGCCCTCGCCACCCGCGGGCCGGTGACGGCGCTGCTGGTGCTCGCCCTGATCGTGGTGATCGGCCAGTTGGAGGGACACGTCCTGCACCCGCTGGTGATGAGCTGGGCCGTCCGGCTGCACCCCGTCGCCGTGGCACTCGCCGTGGCGGTCGGCGCCACCCTCGGGGGAGTGGTCGGCGCGGCGGTGGCCGTGCCCGTGCTGTCGGTCGGCTGGGCGGTCCACCAGGAGCTGCGGCCCCCCGGCGCCAACGGGCCGCCACGACGACGGAACTGA